DNA from Brassica napus cultivar Da-Ae chromosome C4, Da-Ae, whole genome shotgun sequence:
ACTAGCTATCAGTTTCATAAGtatgtttttatcataaataattTCTAATATGTACAATCAATTTTCCATTGTTCTTTTTGAGAAATTGTTGGAATTCTATGAAAGAGTCTCGAATTTTACCATACCTCAATTGTGATAATTTCGTGCCaagcaaaaatataatacaaaaggGTACAcacatattttcttcttcttttttaatgtTAACCAAGGAAAAGACTAAGGATAAAGTTTAACGTTATACAGTTGGAACATGCTCCCCTCTCTTCTTGAAAGTTTGAAACTAGTATtttctagatttattttttgttccaaaatgataaattttctaaaattttaaggtAATTTTGGTAGTTAATGTTGAAAagttgtatatttttaaaaaacattaattgaaaatatttgaattgattgaaTACTATTGGTTAATATTTAttggaaaatgtatagtaaaataaataataaattcaattgtaaaaaattaattgttttcttaatatgcgtgaatactctagaaaatcCTTATTTTGGGAACAGAGGAAGTAGTCGGTAAAAGTATAATGACCATCTTCGTCCAATCCAAttcttaattcttttttttgtcttgtttGTGGTTTTaaagaacaaaacttaggttcacccctcCTCTTATTTCCTATCAAAATGTCacatacattaataataaaatacattattttttaaaaaaaaatctaaaataattcaaaaaaaataatgacgCTCATTTTAATGACGCTAACGCcactaactaaaccctaaatcttaaattcttaaccctaaaccttaaatctaaaccctaaattctaaacctaaactctaaaccctaaactcaaaccctatatcttaaacccaaatcctaaaccctaaacccaaaccataaactctaaacccaaaccctacaccttaaactcaaaccctaaatcctaaaaccaaacctaaactctaaacccaaatcttaaaccctaaagaaACAACATCAACATTAACCCAAACCTTTATGATATAGGATTTGGGTTCAGGGTCTacaatttgagtttagggtgtagggattaataggtttggatatatggtttgagtttagaatctatgatttgggtttaggatatagggtttgagtttagggtttaaggtttaggatttgggtttgggtttagggtttacggtttgggtttaggatttaggatttgggtttagggtatagatttaaattttaaggTTTAATTAGTGGCGTTAGTATCATTAAAATTggtgttattattttttttcaattttttttaaataaaattaatttattttattattaatctagGTAGTATTTTGATTGGTAATAAGATGAGAGGTGAATTTGAAGGTTCACCTTAGGGTGAACCTAAGTCTTGTTCGgttttaaaatatcataaatcCTTTAAATTAGTTCCACacatatatgcatatattatattatattgtattgttttttttttttttttttttttttgattaaccagGTGTTGACCTTGCGGTCCACCACCTAGGCCCGGCGCCAGCCTTTGCCTGTACCCACATGAGGCCCTGGGCACGCCTCCCCCTCCCCGCGAGTCGAACAGCCGACCTCCCCTCCCCAAGGAGGTAGTACCACTGGACTACGAGGTCCTGGGttattatattgtattgttaATTGAATATGAATCCATCTATCTTAATTTATTCATGCACTATAACTAACAATGTTTTGCGGTACATGTACAGTATAATATACATCGCAATAGACATTTAATATACGTGTTTTAGCAAGAGACATATACATCGCACAAACCTAACTCAATCATTCACAGACTTTTCAAAATCTTTGAAGCTTGTTATGTACAAAAGAGAATATAGTATAAAACTATATTACCAATACAATATTGAAAATAagcaaatattatttattagtttgtAGATGGGTTGAGTTAGTTGTTAAGTGCATATTTCAAACAATACATAACTAGATGGCGTTAACTTATTGGTGTGTATGCTTGGCAAACAGCCAAGGatgtttataaacaaaattatataatttgatagtTGATTACTGCAAATCATATGAAACCATCCACTAGTGATGTTTTAGTTTCAACAGAATAATATTCACGCATTTCATCATTTTCAGGAAATTTACTCAAACACGTCGGTTGGATCAATTGCATGCTGGtgactagttttttttttgtaatgagaTTACAATTGCTTAACGAAAGTGTTAGTCAAATATGACGATTATCTTCACcctattttattcttttttttggtaaagatTCAAAATGATATGCTAAGAAgctaaattattttaaagtaaatcCACTTAACATTTTATTAAAGTTATAAATCTTCAATAGATATAACGTTATAATGCAACTTTTAGACTTATTTAAAAGATGTCTAAAAGACAAATTTAAAAGGTATTGTAGTTGGGGGGAATCCAATGGAATAAATGATTGGTATGTCCATTTTCACAGCTTTGTTTTCTAATATGTTGGGTACGTACTGTAAACAGATAACGTCGTCGTTTATGAATCGCAACACATTCCCTAATCTTCAGAATCCCTTTTTggttaatacaaaatataaacattCACATTTGAAACTGTCGGCATATATTAATTTCAAACTTTTAATTGATTACAAATGATACAAGGGTTCTTTCGTTTGATGGGATGGTCATTACATTGCATAATGGACACTATAACTACTATTGTGTATAAGTACGAAATAAAactatacataaaatatttgtatacattttagaataaatatataataacttaaaCTATGTGAGTAGGTGATTATCAACCTCAGCTTCCTAACCCATAATTTTCATCTCCTGCGTGAGAACTATGATCTAGATAAACTAGGTTTGCTGACATAGGAGAACTGGTCATTTGAACTAGCTATCAACTTCAgctaattaatttatttcacAGCAGTGACAACAAATTTCATATTATGTCACAGACTTATTAGCAAAATGTGTATAATGCAAGTCATTTTAGACTTTTCCTTCATTTAATATCTCCCTCGACtattttttcctatttttatCAACTATTTTGACTTTGTAATTTCCATCTTAATGAAAATTACCACTGTACCCCTCCCGACACATTCGTCATGTACTAGGGCTGGGTTCCGGGTCAAACCCGCCCCGCTGACCCGCCAACCCGCGGgttacaaagtttttttttctcaaaaaatccGATCCGCACAACCCGCGAACAAATAAATTTgtacccgcacccgccccgcttaATTTTGCGGATAACCCGCGGGACCCGcgggttatatttttattttaaaaaatatttatttaatttaatttttttaaaatataatataaataatatatttataattaaaattttaaaaattttaaaatattttgattattattttttaaaattcccatattttctttacaaaatatacatttttacaaaaaaaaatattttttaaaaaaaaaatgtaaaaaaaaaaaaattgcgggttggcgggtacCCGCGTTTCAAAATCCAccaacccgcacccgccccgcataAAATGCTCATAACCCGCACCCGCACCCGCGAATCGATTTTTCTAAATTgttcgacccgcacccgccccgcggcGGGTCAAACGGGCCGAGCCCCGCAAGTAAAAACTCATATTCCCAGGCCTAATGTACACGGTATTGGTTGCAACTCCTAGAGGAGGACCATTACCATACCTGCTTCAGCTTCACCAAACCTTCTCTCTGTATAAGTATACATATACGCATATAAACACATTCATTACAGTCTCGTGAAGGCACTAAACACACAAAACACATAAAATGtcaaaaatatatcaatattgGTGAGATTTTCAATGGCTACTAGCTGCACATTGAAGTGAACAAAAGCAATACTACTAGCAGTTTCTACACTTTCTGAAAACCTAGTTTTATGTCCTTtttctactatatatatatatatatatatatatattactactCGTGTAACTTTATGCCTAATCCtccaatttttataataatagttatatattttttctatgaATTTTTGATGAGTGGTTCCATTTTTTTTCTGGTGAGAGAAAGCAGCAGGGTCTTCTGCTAATTTTGAGAACACTGTGTTCAACATCTCCCCTCGTGTTTCGAGCTTTAGTtacttagaattttttttttctatttgtggAAAACAGCTACAAAGTTGtaaaatgaatttttactaaCCTTCTTGCAAGTATCGGATCAGATTCTAAAAGTTATAATCTTCAATCTTTGTGCCTTCTTTTCTTGCTTTCTTTAAAAAGAAAGTTCACTTGCATCCAAAGGAAAGGTATATAGTTCTTTTCAAGATCACTCAAAACAGTAATAATGACATTGCATTTGTGCGACTGATGATAGAAAATCATGAAAAGTTGAAAACACAGTTTTAACAGATCACTGCATGATCATGAATCAATATAAAAcaagtattattatttattattattattcagaAAGGATTTTATTCTTTGCTTGTATTAACAGTTTCTTTACTTTTTGTATTTTAGTGTGAACTGTTTTATGGAGAAGAACTGTGGGAGAAGAGAAAGTATAAATCAAATAGGATGTATGTGGGTGTTCATCAGCATCTTTGGATCTAACCAGAAGCGTTTCTTGATGGATATGAAACATGGTAGCAAAAGACTTGCAGGttcttttattttctcataGAAACTAGTCTTAAAGATTCTTACCCACTAATAATGTAGGGTTTATTTAACTAACTGATCCAGGTAATGATGAGAAGATGCAGCTTACCTGTTCTTCTGAGAGCTCTGAGGATGTTTCTATTGTTGGTGATGAACATGTAGAGACTAAGGTTTGTGAAGAAAAGTTCAGTGAGATGATCAAGCGGTTGATAGCTCAGAAAGAAGGAGAGATCCAAACCTGCAAGGACTTGTTGGAGGCTTTTCAAGTTTTGAGTTCTGAAGAAGAATCGCTCCTCAAGAAGGTATCACATGAAGATGCTCAAAGCATGGGAGGAGATTCCAAAAGAGTTGTAATAGAAGAAGAAAGACCTGAAGCAGTCTCAAAACAAGAGGCTGTGGTGGTGGTACCAAAGAGGAAATATACATTCTTCAGAAGGAAATGGAGATCAGAAGAGAGGAGAAACAGAACATCTCAAATTGTTGTATTGAAACCTGCTCCAAATAGTTTGGATGTTGATTCTAGAGACAACAAGTCCAAAACAGGAAGAACCTTTTCTCGGTTTCTTATCGGTTTAATCAAAAGAAGACTACACTCTGCCGTCGGTAAGAAGTCATGTGATGTTCTTGTTGATAGGAGCCAAAACCGATGCGTGGAAGAAGAGATACAGAGTAATGAAGAAGAGGTTACTGTCCAGACAAGCGAAGATTCAAAGAAGACTATGTCCGGCTTGTATGTTGCAGCGAGGAAACACTTGTCTGAAATGCTTGCAAATGGAGATATAGATGTGAGTTTACCAGATAAGGAAGTGCCAATAATCCTGGGAAAGATTCTATCTCTCCCTGAGTTTTCATCACCAGTAGATAGCCCTAGGTTGATCCCTGGGCATGATTTGGTTAGCCCTCTAAGCCAAACAACCGAGAAGTCAAAGATTCTGCAATGCGGTTCATGTACAGATGGTCTGACTGGTGAAGATTCAGACAAAGATGATGAAACACTATTTACCATCAATGTCTCTGTTCCCAAAGGtgattttcttgtttcttcttctcgttttaatatgtttctttgTTCTGATTTCTgaacaatgttctaaaaattagCTTAGACGGCATCTATAAGCAGCAAATCGGTCATTACTCGATCATTTTTCTAAATATCCGATTTATGCAGTTTTAAATCGGTTAAAATCTATCTAAATTAGTCTAGATTtgttaaattaaacaataatattagtataaatccacaaatttgtctaatttctttcttttcgtatatataacttttataatttatcaaaaaaattataactaaattcaaaaactaaaatatataatataaatatataatacatataaaataaatcaatagtTGTTAATGTCTAGATCCACTTAAACTTGAACATTTGTTCTGAAAAAGTGAGATTCAATGCTTGCAGACCAAGCAAAGGAAACTGAGAAGACAGAGACAGAACCGTTATCGGAAACTACCAGCTCTTCCATTTCACGACATGTCGAAGATGTTGATGAAGATGTGTATGAATGCCGTGAAGAAGACGGCGATAAACAATCATCAAATAGGGTTAGACAGCTCCTGTATGTGATAAATGAACACATTCTCCATTTTCTTGAATgaggttttatattttttgttctcCAGGAAATGTTCAACCAAATGCACTCTTCTCCTCCAGAGTCCCCACCAAGTTCTTCAGTTAGGATGACTGAATGCAAAGAACCGGCCACTGATGTTCAAGGAAAGTTAAGCCCCGTCTCTGTGCTCGAACCTCTGCTTACAGATGATGAGAGTAGCCCAACAACAACAAGCACAAGGTTCAATTCAGGTGAAGTGAGGATACAACCACTCTGTATAAGATTCGATGAAGCTGATGATTCTCCAAAACCAGACGAATCCAACAATCTCAAAACAAGCGTGGATGACAAGAACTTGATACTTGCATACATTGAAGCCGTTGTGAAATCCTCAGGCTTGAACTGGGAAGAGCTTTTAACGAGGCCCTTTTACTCAGAACAGCTTCTTCTTGAGCCAGAGTTGGCAGATGGCATAGCTTTCTCTCCTACACAGCTCTGCGACGATAAGAGTCTCCTTCAAGACTGTATCAATGAAGTTCTTATAGACTTCTGTGGCAATGAACTGAATCCAGGTCCTTGGGTTTCGTTCCTGAAACCTGAACTCCAGCTAATCTCAGACATGGAGATCGCAGCTAAAGTTGCACAAGAAGGGGTTTACTGGCATCTCCTACCTTTGCCTTCACCTCACACTTTGGACCAGATGGTGAAGAAAGACATGGATAGAACAGGAAGCTGGATGGATCTCAGGTTTGATGTTGGTTGGATTGTTTCCGGCACAAGTGAAATGATCCTTGATGATCTAGTAGAAGAGATCATCAGAGACATGGTTCAAGCTGAACCAATGCAGGAGCAGGACAGCAACAACAACCTATGATGAGTCTCTTTTGTTTAGTTAGACTTTCGTGTACAGTTTCActttcaatattttgtttttgctttctaGTGGCTTATGTAGTTTACTCAGCCAAGAGAGTTTTGTATGAGTATGAACTATAGAGTGTGGTAATAACATGAGGCTTGAACTTTAAATAAGATAAAGATTATGTTTGTTAGCAATCATGTTCGAACAATGAACCAAATAAACAAGCCCATGATTCTAAACTATAGTACTAACAACGCGTACTTCTGTTTTGCCTTTTCTTTCCGAACGCTTGGCTTTTGCTTTCTGAttcgtcatcatcatcctcagTGTCATCACCGGCGTTCTTACTGGCACTAGCAGACTGTGCGTCAGTTCTTGCATGTTTTCTTCTCCCTGCATCAAACTTGGCTTGTAGTTTTTGATCAAGAGGGTCGTCTGAAGGTCTACGCTTCATTTGCCGTGACACTTTAGCACCAAGTCCAAGCCTAAGCAGAGGGGTTAAATGATACTTATATTCAGCTTTACATATGCAAATTAACAtgtacaaaaaaaaggaaacattcCTTTACCCGTGGGTTCGAACTTCTTGTTCAGGCTCATCCTCTGCAGGCGTTGTCATATTGGCAACCCACTTCTCAGCCTGGAAAATGAGCAAACACAAAGCAATGAGATGAAACACAAACCAAAGGATATCAATGCAAGTAAGGAACTTAAGGATGGCTACTCCAAAAAGGCAAACATGGTTATCAAGAAAGATCCAAAGTATGATGCTTCAAGGAGGAGAATCTTACAAGTTTTAGTGCCGTATGGCTCGTATCTGTCTTAAGAATCTGTGGAGTTCTCTTCTTCCTTCCCGTTTCCGTTGTCATTGCAACTAGAGTACCACGACCACCACCAAACTTCCTGCAGTCCTATAAGTGATATGCTTACATTACTCGCACAGCAACAAGAAAGAAGTTCAAAGTGCAGCTAGTTCTACCTCTTTCACTAAACCCTTCAATGCTCCCTAAATCTATCCCTCATGAGAGAATAGTAACAAAGGGAAGATCTTTCTAAGTTAAATCCACTAAGACTCTccccacacaaaaaaaaaaaaaaaaaaaaagactctcCCCACACAAACTATATTCAAAAACTTTCAATCAGAGAAGAATCTATAAACTCTCACAGGCATATCGTCAAACACCTTCCGTGCATACGCTAAATAACAGAACTTTAAACAGAGACAGCGACTAAAAATTCATACACGATCAAGACTCGCGGTAATAAGATATTCTGAGCCTCCGTCAAAGGAACTTCCTTTTCCCGCTGATACCGACGGCGACGGACGGCGCAGCTCCTGGTTATCTATGATAGTAGCTGATTCGAGCCGTCGCACAAGGTTACTAATAAGTAATAACCAACCAATAAAAACCGAATTTAGAATAACGTTATTTCCcgatttgattttgtttcgGTTCGAATTGGTTAAACTGTACCAGACATTATCAATTCCCATTTAAGTTTCGTTCGATTTTTTCTTCCGATTTGATTTTTCTGAAGAAGACTTCCTCCGATTCGTAACGTCTCCTTACTCCAATCTTATCATCATCAAGAAACATAACAGAGATCGAGCGTATCACCACCACTATCATCAATGATCATCCCTTCCcaaaacatcattattttttGCTAGCCCTCAAGTCCATGAGCATCCTTCTCTGTAAAGTCGCGAGATTTGGATATTCAAGAAGAAGTTCGGTGTCAACGAGACTGATAGATACCTACTGACGTGGACAAAGAAATCGAGTGAAGGAAACACTCTAACTGGTTCAGAAGCTTTGCCTTTTCTGGTGATGTTTACAGCTACAGAGCTTTTCTACCATGAGATGGTGAAGAGAGGATTTAGACCAAACTCTGTTACTTATGGGATTAGAATCGATGGGTTTGATAGATACTCACTACGTTGATCCATGGAGCAGGTGTAGCGaggaacaagatcaaagcacACTAACTGTTCGTTGAAATTCCCAATAGAGGGTTTGTGCCTGATTGATGAGTGCTCTCATGAGATGCGGAGGAAGATGGAAGAGAAAGGGATCGAGGCCTATAGTGTGACTTTCCACTCTATGTTTATCGGAATGATGAAATGCAAGAGTTTGGGTTTGATAGGGTGTGTGAGCTTTACTACAAAACGAAGGGAAGGTGTTTGGTTCCCAAAACACCAACTGTGGTTATGCTGATGAAGCTGTTCTGTCAGAAGTGTGAAGTTAATTTTAGGACTAGACCTGTGGCCACGTGCTGGAACTTCTTACCACTGCACTGTAAGCTGGAAGAAGAGCCAATGATGCGTTTGAGTGCTCAGAGGCAGACAGTGGAGAGAGGAAGGTGTGTGAACGAAACAGTCTTAACCTTCTTATCAAGCAAAGGCGACTTGGAGAAACTAGAGAAACTTAAAAGGAAGACACAGAAACTGCGTAGCTTTTTGCCGCCTCATGGAACAGAGCTTAGTTAGAAGGTAACTTCAATAGTTCAATGTAATTGGTTCTTGTATACAAAATATTCAACAATGTAAATTGCTCCTATCAAGAACCAAACTATTGACTTGTGTAAATGTAGAATCCGCATGCATATATACAAACCTCAAGGCAAATAGTTTCCCTAGCAACTCGTATGAAGTGTTTCTATACAATATGTATATATCGAACCTAACCTAACCCATTACATACTTCAAACCCCTCTTAAGGAAGACAAAATGCATCACTTACAACAGTGGGAAATCAAGATCTAATGCCGACCATTTGGTGAGTGCTTGAACTCATGGAGCTTTATCTTTGCAAGGATCCGGTTACGTATGATAGTCTCAGATTTAACAGCCTCTTGGATGTTACTATGCACAAGATCACAAAGCTCGTCTAATGCCAACATAGGAAATGGCTCTTCTATAAGAACACCCACCTGCACAGTTTTGATTTGGTTAGCTAAAAAAATTTCAAGCAAAAGAGGATGAAATAGAGAAACCTACTTCTTCTATGCAAAAGAGAGAAGCAGCACTGATGAAAGTAGCAGGAACAACAATCCAGTGGCATTCATCCCAGAGAATGATTGGGAGAGTCAGATGCCAAAAGACTAAAAACCTCGAGGTCAACCGTGTGTAAGACAAAGGAATCGGAATGCCCATTAGCTGTTCACAAACTCCAATACCTTCGTGTAAATGCAACATCTTTGATTCCTGCAGTTACCCAAATAAACATTGTTTTTGGTGCCAAAATGGTTTCAAGAATCATAGTAAAATTGGTTTCAAGAAAGCTACCAACAAATCTCTCTTTGTATCGTCTAGTTTCAGCAGCTGAAGGCTCTGAGAAATGAACTCTATTACGCAACGCGGACGATGCTTTGACTCAAGAATCAGAGACAAGTCATCAGCTTCAATCAAGTTCCGGAGATCTCTTGCAATATCTGAACCATAAATCACATGACACTGCAGCAGAAACTTTTATTACACAAGCACACAAACCAAAGCCAATATTAAGACCATGGTTTTAAAAATCAACCTAGGCTATAAATCGGccgattttcttaaaatctgatTTATAGGATTCAATTCGGTTtaagtttaaaatgttattaattgGTTAAAATCAATCTAGATTAATCTGAATCTATTAAATTAAGTAataatgttagtaaaaattcataaatttgtTCAATATATTTGTTGATCTAATTTTCATAATTCttcaaaacaattttataattaaacctacaaactatcaatatatagatgtaatatatatatacacataattaACCAATATAATTCGTTAAAGCCCGAATAATCTGCCTATTGGCTAATCTTCTAAAAAACGTATATTTATGGCCTAGCAACTTTTGAATATTGATTAAGACACAACTGATAATCACCTTAAGAGCCACAGGGAAAGCTGCAAAGTAACGAAGAAGCAAGTCTTTAAGGACCAACTCATCACCAGAGCCATCAACAGAACAAATCACTTGCCTAGCTAAATCATCAGTTCCAGCAATGATCCTAACCCAAGCTTTCCTCCCTTCCTCATACCTAGAATACGAAGCTTCCGTGCGGAACACGAGAAGCAGAGCTAACGCAGGAGCCGTGAGCTGATACGGCAGAGAGGAGGATCTGAGAATGGGGAAGATACCAGGGAGCCACTCCAAAGCCACGGCGGAGTTGTAGCTTGCGATGAGGACGGCCACCgatgtgaagaagaagacgggAGGGATGAGAGAGAGTATAACGCGCGAAGAGAAGGAGGAGACTAAGTGACGCACGTGGCGGAGAGAGCTTCTGTGTTCGACCCATTTCTCGTGTGTGTAGAGAGTGCGTTTCTGCTGCATCCCACGCTCTTTGATCTCGTCTGCCCAGTCCGGGACCGCTCTGAGGAGCGAGATGAGATTCTCGGTTAGGGTTTTGGTGCCTGGCTCAGGGCCTGATGAGACGCGTGGAGGCTTGAGATGGAAGGTTTTGCGGGGACCGGTGGAGAATATAGGGAACCGTGATTCGCAAGAAAGGGATAGATTCATGGCCTGATGCAttaggggtttagggtttggtggAGATTGAGGGGATGATTACAGAGGAACAGTGATGAAAAGGAGACGTGAGGtgcgtgaggagagagagagggtgaacAAGTGATGGATTAAAAAGGTGGTTGAAATGGTTGATCAAGGATTGTTTACGCTCCGTGCTAAAACGACTCCGTTTTGATATTCTATTGGGCCTTAGTGTCATATAACCTAGGTCTGTTTTGGTCCATGAAAGTTTCTACGAGACGGCGTCGTTGAGAGAGAATAAATAGCTGACTATAATTAATCCAAGAGTATATGAAGACTGAATAGTTCTTGATACTACAGGGTCTACACATCAGCAAAATTAGATGCCATATCAGCTGATGTTGCGATCGGTGTATAATTTCGCCAAAAAGATAAACAACGTGTTATTTGAAATTTTCGAAAGTTTATGTATGTTTTTGCACAGTGGTATAAATCGGGTATGAATTGAACATATTGTGATATGTTGGGTATGAAATGACCGTTTTTCCGGTTATGTACCTAGGCA
Protein-coding regions in this window:
- the LOC106349027 gene encoding uncharacterized protein LOC106349027 isoform X1, whose product is MEKNCGRRESINQIGCMWVFISIFGSNQKRFLMDMKHGSKRLAGNDEKMQLTCSSESSEDVSIVGDEHVETKVCEEKFSEMIKRLIAQKEGEIQTCKDLLEAFQVLSSEEESLLKKVSHEDAQSMGGDSKRVVIEEERPEAVSKQEAVVVVPKRKYTFFRRKWRSEERRNRTSQIVVLKPAPNSLDVDSRDNKSKTGRTFSRFLIGLIKRRLHSAVGKKSCDVLVDRSQNRCVEEEIQSNEEEVTVQTSEDSKKTMSGLYVAARKHLSEMLANGDIDVSLPDKEVPIILGKILSLPEFSSPVDSPRLIPGHDLVSPLSQTTEKSKILQCGSCTDGLTGEDSDKDDETLFTINVSVPKDQAKETEKTETEPLSETTSSSISRHVEDVDEDVYECREEDGDKQSSNREMFNQMHSSPPESPPSSSVRMTECKEPATDVQGKLSPVSVLEPLLTDDESSPTTTSTRFNSGEVRIQPLCIRFDEADDSPKPDESNNLKTSVDDKNLILAYIEAVVKSSGLNWEELLTRPFYSEQLLLEPELADGIAFSPTQLCDDKSLLQDCINEVLIDFCGNELNPGPWVSFLKPELQLISDMEIAAKVAQEGVYWHLLPLPSPHTLDQMVKKDMDRTGSWMDLRFDVGWIVSGTSEMILDDLVEEIIRDMVQAEPMQEQDSNNNL
- the LOC106349028 gene encoding UPF0187 protein At3g61320, chloroplastic isoform X2 codes for the protein MHQAMNLSLSCESRFPIFSTGPRKTFHLKPPRVSSGPEPGTKTLTENLISLLRAVPDWADEIKERGMQQKRTLYTHEKWVEHRSSLRHVRHLVSSFSSRVILSLIPPVFFFTSVAVLIASYNSAVALEWLPGIFPILRSSSLPYQLTAPALALLLVFRTEASYSRYEEGRKAWVRIIAGTDDLARQVICSVDGSGDELVLKDLLLRYFAAFPVALKCHVIYGSDIARDLRNLIEADDLSLILESKHRPRCVIEFISQSLQLLKLDDTKRDLLESKMLHLHEGIGVCEQLMGIPIPLSYTRLTSRFLVFWHLTLPIILWDECHWIVVPATFISAASLFCIEEVGVLIEEPFPMLALDELCDLVHSNIQEAVKSETIIRNRILAKIKLHEFKHSPNGRH
- the LOC106349030 gene encoding uncharacterized protein LOC106349030 isoform X1, with translation MGIDNVWYSLTNSNRNKIKSGNNVILNSVFIGWLLLISNLVRRLESATIIDNQELRRPSPSVSAGKGSSFDGGSEYLITASLDRDCRKFGGGRGTLVAMTTETGRKKRTPQILKTDTSHTALKLAEKWVANMTTPAEDEPEQEVRTHGLGLGAKVSRQMKRRPSDDPLDQKLQAKFDAGRRKHARTDAQSASASKNAGDDTEDDDDESESKSQAFGKKRQNRSTRC
- the LOC106349027 gene encoding uncharacterized protein LOC106349027 isoform X2, giving the protein MEKNCGRRESINQIGCMWVFISIFGSNQKRFLMDMKHGNDEKMQLTCSSESSEDVSIVGDEHVETKVCEEKFSEMIKRLIAQKEGEIQTCKDLLEAFQVLSSEEESLLKKVSHEDAQSMGGDSKRVVIEEERPEAVSKQEAVVVVPKRKYTFFRRKWRSEERRNRTSQIVVLKPAPNSLDVDSRDNKSKTGRTFSRFLIGLIKRRLHSAVGKKSCDVLVDRSQNRCVEEEIQSNEEEVTVQTSEDSKKTMSGLYVAARKHLSEMLANGDIDVSLPDKEVPIILGKILSLPEFSSPVDSPRLIPGHDLVSPLSQTTEKSKILQCGSCTDGLTGEDSDKDDETLFTINVSVPKDQAKETEKTETEPLSETTSSSISRHVEDVDEDVYECREEDGDKQSSNREMFNQMHSSPPESPPSSSVRMTECKEPATDVQGKLSPVSVLEPLLTDDESSPTTTSTRFNSGEVRIQPLCIRFDEADDSPKPDESNNLKTSVDDKNLILAYIEAVVKSSGLNWEELLTRPFYSEQLLLEPELADGIAFSPTQLCDDKSLLQDCINEVLIDFCGNELNPGPWVSFLKPELQLISDMEIAAKVAQEGVYWHLLPLPSPHTLDQMVKKDMDRTGSWMDLRFDVGWIVSGTSEMILDDLVEEIIRDMVQAEPMQEQDSNNNL
- the LOC106349028 gene encoding UPF0187 protein At3g61320, chloroplastic isoform X1, producing the protein MHQAMNLSLSCESRFPIFSTGPRKTFHLKPPRVSSGPEPGTKTLTENLISLLRAVPDWADEIKERGMQQKRTLYTHEKWVEHRSSLRHVRHLVSSFSSRVILSLIPPVFFFTSVAVLIASYNSAVALEWLPGIFPILRSSSLPYQLTAPALALLLVFRTEASYSRYEEGRKAWVRIIAGTDDLARQVICSVDGSGDELVLKDLLLRYFAAFPVALKFLLQCHVIYGSDIARDLRNLIEADDLSLILESKHRPRCVIEFISQSLQLLKLDDTKRDLLESKMLHLHEGIGVCEQLMGIPIPLSYTRLTSRFLVFWHLTLPIILWDECHWIVVPATFISAASLFCIEEVGVLIEEPFPMLALDELCDLVHSNIQEAVKSETIIRNRILAKIKLHEFKHSPNGRH
- the LOC106349030 gene encoding uncharacterized protein LOC106349030 isoform X2; its protein translation is MTTETGRKKRTPQILKTDTSHTALKLAEKWVANMTTPAEDEPEQEVRTHGLGLGAKVSRQMKRRPSDDPLDQKLQAKFDAGRRKHARTDAQSASASKNAGDDTEDDDDESESKSQAFGKKRQNRSTRC